A window from Rhineura floridana isolate rRhiFlo1 chromosome 19, rRhiFlo1.hap2, whole genome shotgun sequence encodes these proteins:
- the PIK3IP1 gene encoding phosphoinositide-3-kinase-interacting protein 1 isoform X1 — protein sequence MAPSRTLLLLQPLLLQPLLLRFGSAAEDATSSISPALTVKTATAEGADQVFELSNSLPSQSEAAVVQPVVGISQRVKMRSNEKKDLGMLGYMLGLLMMVIIIAIGAGIVVGYVYKRGRDLKEQHEQKVYEREMQRITLPLSAFTNPACELVDENTIEVHTNQTPLEETHSGDAPLMGQAGTPGA from the exons ATGGCGCCGTCCCGGACGCTGCTGCTCCTCCAGCCGCTGCTCCTCCAGCCGCTGCTTCTGCGCTTTGGCTCCGCGGCGGAAG ATGCAACCTCTTCAATCTCTCCAGCACTTACGGTCAAAACGGCGACAGCAGAAGGGGCTGATCAAGTTTTTGAACTTTCCAACAGCTTGCCATCCCAGAGCGAGGCTGCCGTGGTTCAGCCAGTGGTTGGGATCAGCCAGAGAGTCAAGATGAGATCGAACGAGAAGAAAGACTTGGGCATGCTGG ggTACATGCTGGGGCTGCTCATGATGGTGATCATAATTGCAATCGGGGCAGGAATTGTCGTGGGCTACGTCTACAAGAG gGGCAGAGATTTGAAGGAGCAGCACGAGCAGAAGGTTTATGAACGCGAGATGCAGCGGATCACGTTGCCGCTCTCTGCCTTCACCAACCCAGCCTGTGAGCTGGTGGATGAGAACACGATAGAGGTGCACACCAACCAGACACCCCTGGAGGAAACACACAGTGGCGACGCGCCCCTGATGGGCCAGGCGGGCACTCCAGGAGCCTGA
- the PIK3IP1 gene encoding phosphoinositide-3-kinase-interacting protein 1 isoform X2 — MRSNEKKDLGMLGYMLGLLMMVIIIAIGAGIVVGYVYKRGRDLKEQHEQKVYEREMQRITLPLSAFTNPACELVDENTIEVHTNQTPLEETHSGDAPLMGQAGTPGA, encoded by the exons ATGAGATCGAACGAGAAGAAAGACTTGGGCATGCTGG ggTACATGCTGGGGCTGCTCATGATGGTGATCATAATTGCAATCGGGGCAGGAATTGTCGTGGGCTACGTCTACAAGAG gGGCAGAGATTTGAAGGAGCAGCACGAGCAGAAGGTTTATGAACGCGAGATGCAGCGGATCACGTTGCCGCTCTCTGCCTTCACCAACCCAGCCTGTGAGCTGGTGGATGAGAACACGATAGAGGTGCACACCAACCAGACACCCCTGGAGGAAACACACAGTGGCGACGCGCCCCTGATGGGCCAGGCGGGCACTCCAGGAGCCTGA